The Sphaerospermopsis torques-reginae ITEP-024 genome has a window encoding:
- a CDS encoding DUF3122 domain-containing protein produces MLYLIWLKMGKFLIVGILTICIFLGLGSVTWKSAIAITTKIEPAPEEVLYRSLTKLDDHLGKVWQVVLFKQVYPGQTSKINLRLVGFPGSAELIHPQPLRITSKTGQIWNANDIFLDEAPAPTIGQYDLTEILPQLPTEPLNLAIPLPGAKSIDISVPINVVKEWKSILSIQLSVISN; encoded by the coding sequence ATGTTGTATCTGATTTGGTTAAAAATGGGCAAATTCTTAATAGTGGGAATATTGACAATTTGTATATTCCTGGGTTTAGGAAGTGTAACTTGGAAAAGTGCTATTGCTATCACCACCAAAATAGAACCAGCACCGGAAGAAGTTCTTTATCGCTCACTCACAAAATTAGATGATCACTTAGGTAAAGTTTGGCAAGTTGTTTTGTTTAAACAAGTTTACCCTGGGCAAACATCTAAGATTAATTTGCGCTTAGTTGGGTTTCCTGGTTCTGCGGAATTAATTCACCCCCAACCGTTAAGAATTACCTCAAAAACTGGTCAAATTTGGAACGCTAATGATATATTTTTAGATGAAGCACCAGCCCCTACAATTGGTCAATATGATCTCACTGAAATATTGCCCCAATTACCGACCGAACCTTTAAATTTAGCAATACCTTTACCTGGTGCGAAGTCTATTGATATTTCAGTTCCAATTAATGTTGTGAAAGAATGGAAATCAATTTTAAGCATTCAGCTATCAGTAATTAGTAATTAG
- a CDS encoding CP12 domain-containing protein yields the protein MLKAADVMTKDVAMIRGSATVKEAIDLMKARDWRALIVDRRHDQDAYGIVTESDIVYKVVAYGKDTNKVRVYEIMTKPCIVVNPELGLEYVARLFANYRLHRAPVISGELIGIISLTDILAGSSALEKPHAILLEQELQDEIRKARLVCSEKGINSPECAAAWDVVEEIQAEIAHQRAMKPLKTAFEEYCEEFPEAEEARVYDF from the coding sequence ATGTTAAAAGCAGCAGATGTAATGACCAAAGATGTAGCAATGATTCGCGGTTCTGCTACAGTTAAAGAAGCAATTGATTTAATGAAAGCTAGAGACTGGAGGGCGTTAATTGTAGATCGTCGTCATGATCAAGATGCTTATGGAATTGTTACAGAAAGCGACATTGTTTATAAAGTCGTAGCCTACGGGAAAGATACAAATAAAGTCCGTGTTTATGAGATTATGACTAAACCTTGTATTGTCGTCAATCCCGAACTAGGTTTAGAATATGTAGCCAGATTATTTGCTAATTATCGTTTACATCGTGCGCCGGTAATTAGTGGCGAATTAATAGGAATAATTTCATTAACTGACATCTTAGCTGGCAGCAGTGCCTTAGAAAAACCCCATGCAATTTTGTTAGAACAAGAATTACAAGATGAAATTAGAAAAGCTCGTCTTGTTTGTTCGGAAAAAGGAATTAATTCCCCCGAATGTGCAGCCGCTTGGGATGTGGTAGAAGAAATACAAGCAGAAATTGCCCACCAACGGGCAATGAAACCTTTAAAAACAGCTTTTGAAGAATACTGTGAAGAGTTTCCAGAAGCCGAAGAAGCTAGAGTTTATGATTTCTAG
- a CDS encoding dienelactone hydrolase family protein has translation MNDKQSWNVLEQIVTIELGLLRLKGELVVPPDAKGIVVFAHCSDSSRYSTRNHYLAHLLRQQEGLATILIDLLTEEEDAIDQRTQHLRYDISFLASRLITVTDWLFENTLTRNLKVGYFGVNRGSGAAFLAALARPMNVGAIVCRSGYTDLVSENLCYVQTPTLLIVGGNDCAIIAMNEDAIAEIPTQHKQIEIIPEASHKFNEPGAIEEVARLASQWFKYYLSPIEKGELNLHAMSLSIEN, from the coding sequence ATGAACGATAAACAATCTTGGAATGTTTTAGAGCAAATAGTTACCATTGAGTTAGGACTTCTAAGACTCAAAGGAGAATTAGTTGTACCCCCAGATGCAAAAGGAATTGTTGTATTTGCTCATTGTAGTGATAGTAGTCGTTATAGTACCCGCAATCATTATTTAGCACATTTGTTGCGTCAGCAGGAAGGATTGGCAACTATATTAATAGATTTATTGACGGAAGAAGAAGATGCAATTGATCAGCGTACTCAGCATTTACGTTATGATATTAGTTTTCTGGCTTCGCGGTTAATTACCGTCACAGACTGGTTGTTTGAAAATACCCTGACTCGTAATTTAAAAGTTGGTTACTTTGGTGTAAATAGAGGTAGTGGGGCAGCATTTTTAGCTGCATTAGCTCGTCCGATGAATGTGGGGGCGATTGTTTGCCGTAGTGGTTATACTGATTTGGTAAGTGAAAACCTTTGTTATGTGCAAACCCCAACTTTATTGATTGTTGGTGGTAATGATTGTGCGATAATTGCCATGAATGAGGATGCAATAGCAGAAATTCCCACCCAACATAAACAAATAGAGATTATTCCTGAAGCCAGTCACAAGTTTAACGAACCAGGTGCTATAGAAGAAGTAGCAAGATTAGCGAGTCAATGGTTTAAATATTATCTCTCACCAATTGAAAAGGGGGAATTAAATTTACACGCGATGTCGTTATCAATTGAGAATTGA
- a CDS encoding universal stress protein — MFNKILVALDRSDMGKQVFEQALSLARLTSAKLMLLHVLSPDEDGIHDVMVISQMDYYPGWGDDSMKRYLQKLEVHKNEGLEILQAFCAQANAENINTEFSQNVGSPGKVICNFAKEWNADLIVIGRRGLSGITEFLIGSVSNYVLHHASCSVYIIHFEGIGDR, encoded by the coding sequence ATGTTTAACAAAATTTTAGTTGCATTGGATCGCTCGGACATGGGTAAGCAAGTTTTTGAACAAGCCCTGTCTTTAGCAAGGTTAACATCAGCCAAATTAATGCTATTGCACGTTCTATCACCTGATGAAGACGGCATTCATGATGTAATGGTTATTTCTCAGATGGATTACTATCCAGGCTGGGGTGATGACAGCATGAAAAGGTACTTGCAAAAACTGGAAGTCCATAAAAACGAAGGTTTGGAAATTTTACAAGCATTCTGCGCCCAAGCAAATGCTGAGAATATTAATACTGAATTTTCGCAAAATGTCGGTAGTCCGGGTAAAGTAATTTGTAACTTTGCTAAAGAATGGAATGCGGATTTGATTGTGATTGGACGACGTGGACTTTCTGGAATCACAGAATTTTTAATCGGTAGTGTTAGTAATTATGTTTTACATCATGCATCTTGTTCTGTGTATATTATACATTTTGAGGGAATAGGTGACAGGTGA
- the hoxU gene encoding bidirectional hydrogenase complex protein HoxU — translation MTVKTLTINGQMISAREDETLLEAAQEAGIHIPTLCHLEGVGDVGACRLCLVEIAGMNRLLPACVTKVSEGMEVNTNSDRLQKYRRTIIEMLFAEGNHICSVCVANGNCELQDLAIEMGMDHVRLEYQNPQRSVDTSHDRFGIDHNRCVLCTRCVRVCDEIEGAHTWDMAGRGSKSHVITDLNQPWGTSQTCTSCGKCINACPTGALFYQGSSVGEMVHDRGKIEFLVNARTKKEWNY, via the coding sequence ATGACAGTAAAAACATTAACAATTAACGGGCAAATGATTAGCGCCCGTGAGGATGAAACCTTACTAGAAGCAGCACAGGAAGCGGGTATACATATTCCTACACTTTGCCATTTAGAAGGTGTGGGAGATGTGGGTGCTTGTCGTTTGTGTTTGGTAGAAATTGCTGGGATGAATAGACTTTTACCAGCTTGTGTTACCAAAGTTTCTGAAGGAATGGAGGTGAATACAAATAGCGATCGCCTCCAAAAATATCGGCGCACAATTATTGAAATGTTATTTGCCGAAGGTAATCATATTTGTTCTGTTTGTGTGGCTAATGGCAATTGTGAATTACAAGATTTAGCTATAGAAATGGGCATGGATCATGTACGTTTAGAATATCAAAATCCTCAACGTTCTGTTGATACTTCTCATGATAGATTTGGCATAGATCATAATCGTTGTGTGCTTTGTACTCGCTGTGTTCGTGTGTGTGATGAAATCGAAGGCGCACATACTTGGGACATGGCAGGTAGAGGATCAAAATCTCACGTAATTACTGATTTAAATCAGCCTTGGGGAACTTCTCAAACCTGTACTTCCTGTGGTAAATGTATTAATGCTTGTCCCACAGGTGCGCTGTTCTATCAAGGTTCTAGTGTGGGAGAAATGGTACATGATCGGGGTAAAATTGAATTTTTGGTTAATGCTAGAACTAAGAAAGAATGGAATTATTAA
- the hoxE gene encoding bidirectional hydrogenase complex protein HoxE — MTTSVKETSTHPSGDKRLKMLDATIKRHQYQQDALIEILHRASELFGYLELDLLLYIAHQLKLPPSRVYGVATFYHLFSLAPKGKHNCVVCTGTACYVKGAQAILTSLENTTKIKAGDTTPDGEISLLTARCLGACGIAPAVVFDGAVLGNQTSETVCEKVGEWQNGTK, encoded by the coding sequence ATGACAACTTCTGTTAAAGAAACCTCTACTCATCCGAGTGGAGATAAACGTTTAAAAATGTTGGATGCAACAATCAAACGGCATCAATATCAACAAGATGCACTGATTGAAATTCTCCATCGGGCTTCGGAATTATTCGGTTATCTAGAATTAGATTTGTTGCTGTACATTGCCCACCAATTAAAATTACCACCCAGTCGGGTTTATGGGGTAGCAACTTTCTATCATTTATTTTCCCTTGCCCCCAAAGGTAAACATAATTGTGTAGTTTGTACAGGTACTGCTTGTTATGTAAAAGGCGCACAAGCAATTTTAACAAGTTTAGAAAATACCACCAAAATTAAAGCCGGAGATACAACACCTGATGGGGAAATTTCCCTGTTAACTGCCAGATGTTTAGGTGCTTGTGGGATTGCACCGGCGGTAGTTTTTGATGGTGCTGTTTTAGGAAATCAAACTTCAGAAACAGTTTGTGAAAAAGTGGGAGAATGGCAGAATGGAACTAAATGA
- a CDS encoding response regulator: protein MKILVIEDDELNAYALTTFLTEQNYAVEVANDGDIGWDLVETYDYDLILLDVILPKLDGISLCKKIRSSGRQVPILLLTGCDSSHDKAIGLDAGADDYVVKPFNQEELVARVRALLRRGSIASQPVLEWVNLRLDPSSCEVTYQQNLLSLTPKEYALLELLMRNNRRVFSCGMILEHLWSYEDTPGEEAVRTHIKGLRMKLKSVGAPHDLVETVYGIGYRLKPQEDEGEQLGNRGNKKTKETGETGVLKDQKSNLKSQPTLTAIGEIWQRFRGRVEEQVTIIEQAVQQIVNSSLNSSLNSSLNSEVQTENSSLALSQAIKEAHTLAGSLGTFGLPNGSELARKIEKLLKYGKNLTTVDTTNLKNWVKLLRQEIDSKNRENLPSPNNNHKHSLNLPQPLDQTTTKAKILVVDDDPQILALLQTLLTPWGMEIIPLNDPLHFWQTWQSFQPDMLILDIEMPGTNGIELCQMIRNDPQGSELPILFLTVHNDAEIVNQVFSAGADDFVSKPIIGSELVNRIINRLERVKLLRRMEQNRNKQVNNLENKNRFIQESYHNLVEVYPETILIVSQDKLVFVNSAAVKLFGVTSTAELLGKKFIDFVHPDFQREMNKELQNLQIKKQSIPLHEVKLIRLDGREIHVEIVVASLTYKGQSAAQIFARDITQRKQTELALHKAKDELELRVAERTAELITVNHQLQSQLDERRRTQEELRISQTRFEGILSIADDAIISINSNQKITLFNQGAEKIFGYSAQEVLGEKLDLLLPIRFAEQHRHHVSDFGKSSGYARRMGERREIFGCRKDGTEFPAEASISKLEVGEECVYTVILRDITERRQVEKMKDEFVSVVSHELRTPLTSIHGSLGMLASGLLPTDSEQGKRLLQIATDSTERLVRLINDILDIERIESGKVKMERETCNLEDLINSAVNIMQPLANKAEVNLSIASLSVKIWADPDRIIQTLTNLLSNAIKFSTSGATVSLLTELKENEVLVTVTDTGRGIPADKLDSIFERFQQVDSSDSRNHDGTGLGLAICKSIVQQHGGQIWVKSLLNKGSSFYFTLPICQIDQTPELENYAIEETEEIIITNQHSSLVLVCDDDAVIRSELKNLLEQGGYRVITVDRGEEAIAQAIAKHPDVIVLDLLMPGMNGWETMALLKKRPDTQDIPIVICSVYKPNKNNPPSANFVDWLSKPVEENSLLNSLRKVVSEPSRKVKILIVEDDHDLADLLATLFARHDIETFLAKTGREAIHLSQKVNPDLLILDLILPESDGFTVVDWLKQHNQLFSIPVVVYSAKDLDDSERHRLKLGHTEFLTKGRVTTQEFEQRVMYLLQRITHNH, encoded by the coding sequence ATGAAGATTTTAGTGATCGAGGATGACGAGTTAAATGCCTATGCACTTACCACCTTTCTCACTGAGCAAAATTATGCAGTAGAAGTGGCCAATGATGGTGATATCGGCTGGGATTTAGTCGAAACTTACGATTATGATTTAATTCTTTTAGATGTTATACTGCCCAAACTGGATGGTATTAGTTTATGTAAGAAAATTCGCTCTAGTGGTCGGCAAGTACCGATTTTATTATTAACAGGATGTGATAGCTCTCACGATAAAGCCATTGGCTTAGATGCAGGTGCTGATGATTATGTAGTTAAACCTTTCAATCAAGAAGAACTTGTAGCCCGTGTCAGGGCATTATTAAGACGGGGTAGCATCGCCTCACAACCTGTATTAGAGTGGGTAAACTTACGATTAGATCCCAGTAGTTGTGAAGTAACATATCAGCAAAATCTCCTCTCACTCACACCAAAAGAGTATGCTTTGTTAGAACTCTTGATGCGAAATAATCGCCGAGTCTTTAGCTGTGGCATGATTTTAGAGCATCTTTGGTCCTATGAAGACACACCAGGAGAAGAAGCCGTTCGCACCCACATTAAAGGTTTACGTATGAAGCTAAAATCAGTGGGAGCGCCTCACGATTTAGTAGAAACAGTATATGGTATTGGTTATCGTCTGAAACCCCAGGAAGATGAAGGAGAGCAATTAGGAAATAGGGGAAATAAAAAGACCAAAGAAACAGGAGAAACAGGGGTATTAAAGGATCAGAAAAGCAATTTAAAATCTCAGCCAACTCTTACAGCTATTGGGGAAATTTGGCAGCGATTTCGTGGCCGGGTAGAGGAACAAGTTACTATCATAGAACAGGCAGTACAACAGATTGTAAATTCAAGCTTAAACTCAAGCTTAAACTCAAGCTTAAACTCAGAAGTGCAAACTGAAAATTCATCACTTGCGCTATCACAGGCTATTAAAGAAGCCCACACTTTAGCAGGATCTTTAGGCACTTTTGGTTTGCCTAATGGTTCAGAATTAGCGAGAAAAATTGAAAAATTACTCAAATATGGTAAAAACCTAACTACAGTTGACACAACCAATCTCAAAAATTGGGTTAAATTACTCCGTCAAGAAATTGATAGCAAAAATCGGGAAAATCTACCCTCTCCCAATAATAACCATAAACATTCTTTAAATTTACCACAACCATTAGACCAAACAACCACTAAAGCCAAAATATTAGTCGTAGATGATGACCCACAAATTTTAGCATTATTACAAACATTACTTACACCTTGGGGAATGGAAATTATTCCACTTAATGATCCCCTGCATTTTTGGCAAACTTGGCAAAGTTTCCAGCCTGATATGCTGATTTTGGATATAGAAATGCCTGGTACAAATGGGATTGAATTATGTCAAATGATTCGCAACGATCCCCAAGGTAGTGAACTACCAATTTTATTTCTTACTGTCCATAATGATGCCGAAATAGTGAATCAAGTTTTTAGCGCAGGTGCTGATGATTTTGTCAGCAAACCCATCATAGGATCGGAGCTAGTTAACCGCATTATTAACAGATTAGAAAGGGTGAAACTGTTAAGAAGAATGGAGCAAAATCGAAACAAGCAAGTTAATAACCTAGAAAATAAAAATAGATTTATTCAGGAAAGTTATCACAATTTAGTCGAAGTTTATCCAGAAACAATTTTGATTGTCAGTCAAGATAAATTGGTGTTTGTAAACAGTGCCGCAGTTAAACTTTTTGGTGTCACATCAACAGCAGAATTATTAGGGAAGAAATTTATTGACTTTGTACATCCCGATTTTCAAAGGGAAATGAACAAAGAACTGCAAAACCTCCAAATCAAGAAACAATCAATTCCCTTGCATGAAGTTAAATTGATCAGGTTAGACGGTAGGGAAATTCATGTAGAAATAGTAGTTGCTTCTCTCACCTACAAAGGTCAATCAGCAGCCCAAATATTTGCTCGTGATATTACTCAACGCAAGCAAACAGAATTAGCACTGCACAAAGCTAAAGACGAACTAGAATTAAGAGTAGCAGAACGTACAGCCGAGTTAATTACTGTCAATCATCAATTACAATCACAACTTGATGAAAGACGACGGACACAGGAAGAACTGCGAATTTCTCAAACTCGATTTGAAGGCATTTTAAGTATAGCTGATGATGCCATTATTTCTATTAATAGTAATCAAAAAATTACTTTATTTAATCAAGGTGCAGAAAAGATTTTTGGTTACTCTGCTCAAGAAGTGCTAGGAGAAAAACTAGATTTACTATTACCTATACGCTTTGCTGAACAACATCGCCATCATGTATCTGATTTTGGTAAATCTTCAGGTTATGCTCGCAGAATGGGAGAAAGAAGAGAAATATTTGGTTGCCGCAAAGATGGTACTGAATTTCCCGCAGAAGCTTCTATTTCTAAATTAGAAGTGGGTGAAGAATGTGTTTATACAGTAATATTGCGAGATATAACTGAACGTAGACAAGTGGAAAAAATGAAAGATGAATTTGTCTCTGTTGTCAGTCATGAATTGCGTACTCCCCTAACATCAATTCACGGATCTTTAGGAATGTTAGCTAGTGGTTTATTACCAACAGATTCAGAACAGGGTAAACGCTTATTACAAATAGCCACTGATAGCACCGAGCGTTTGGTGAGATTAATTAATGACATTCTCGACATTGAGCGCATCGAGTCGGGTAAAGTAAAAATGGAACGGGAAACTTGTAATTTAGAAGATTTAATTAACTCGGCTGTGAATATTATGCAGCCTCTAGCCAATAAAGCTGAGGTAAATTTATCTATTGCTAGTTTATCTGTAAAAATCTGGGCTGATCCGGATCGGATTATTCAAACTTTAACAAATTTGTTGAGTAATGCGATTAAATTTTCCACATCTGGGGCTACAGTTTCCTTGCTGACAGAATTAAAAGAAAATGAGGTGCTGGTGACAGTTACAGATACTGGAAGGGGAATACCAGCTGATAAGTTAGATAGTATTTTTGAACGATTTCAACAAGTTGATTCTTCAGATTCACGCAACCACGATGGTACTGGTTTAGGGTTAGCGATTTGTAAGAGTATTGTACAGCAGCACGGCGGACAAATCTGGGTAAAAAGTTTGTTAAACAAAGGTAGTAGTTTTTATTTTACACTGCCAATTTGCCAGATTGACCAAACACCTGAATTAGAAAATTATGCCATTGAAGAAACTGAAGAAATTATCATTACTAATCAGCATTCTTCTTTGGTTTTAGTTTGTGATGACGATGCGGTAATTCGTAGTGAATTAAAAAACTTATTGGAACAAGGGGGATATCGGGTAATTACAGTAGATAGAGGTGAAGAGGCGATCGCTCAAGCCATTGCTAAACATCCCGATGTCATTGTATTAGATTTACTTATGCCCGGTATGAATGGCTGGGAAACAATGGCACTATTAAAAAAACGTCCAGATACTCAGGATATACCAATTGTGATTTGTAGTGTCTACAAACCCAATAAAAATAATCCCCCCAGTGCTAATTTTGTTGATTGGTTAAGCAAGCCAGTAGAGGAAAATTCCCTGTTAAATTCCTTGAGAAAAGTTGTATCTGAACCTTCTCGCAAAGTTAAGATTTTAATTGTTGAAGATGATCATGATTTGGCAGATTTATTAGCAACTTTGTTTGCTAGACATGATATTGAAACTTTCCTGGCTAAAACTGGTAGAGAAGCTATTCATCTCAGTCAAAAGGTAAATCCTGATTTACTAATTCTTGATTTAATCTTGCCAGAGAGTGATGGTTTTACAGTTGTAGATTGGTTAAAACAACATAATCAACTTTTTAGTATTCCCGTAGTTGTTTATTCTGCTAAGGATTTGGATGATTCAGAACGCCATCGACTAAAATTAGGACATACAGAATTTTTGACTAAAGGAAGAGTTACTACCCAAGAATTTGAACAACGAGTGATGTATCTGCTACAAAGAATTACCCATAATCATTAG
- a CDS encoding NuoF family protein: MELNELLEIARIERSQAKPVQIRCCTAAGCLSSGSQAVKDNLEKSVKAAGLEDEIHVSGVGCMRLCCQGPLVQVDQENNKETKLYEQVTPEDAAKVIEAVQGKETDLKQQDLSQPFFTKQLPIVLENSGKVDPDRIQSYIVENGYQALYQVLREMKPSEVVETITKSGLRGRGGAGYPTGLKWATVAKSQGEKKFVICNADEGDPGAFMDRSVLESDPHRVLEGMAIAAYAVGASQGYIYVRAEYPTAIKRLETAIRQAQRLGLLGSQIFESPFDFKIEIRIGAGAYVCGEETALMASIEGKRGVPHPRPPYPAESGLWGYPTLINNVETFANIAPIMRNGAEWFASIGTEKSKGTKVFALAGKIRNTGLIEVPMGTTLEEIVQEMGGGVPDGGIAKAVQTGGPSGGCIPASKFATPVDYESLTALGSMMGSGGMIVMDQTTNMVDVARFFMEFCMDESCGKCIPCRVGTVQLHDLLVKIGDGKAAQADLQLLEELCDMVKYTSLCGLGQSAPNPVFSTLRYFRDEYLALIIDN, from the coding sequence ATGGAACTAAATGAATTATTAGAAATTGCCAGAATAGAACGTTCTCAGGCGAAACCTGTACAGATTCGTTGTTGTACTGCTGCGGGTTGTTTGTCTTCTGGTTCTCAAGCTGTAAAAGATAACTTAGAAAAATCTGTAAAAGCTGCGGGTTTAGAGGATGAAATTCATGTTTCTGGTGTGGGTTGTATGCGGCTTTGTTGTCAAGGTCCTTTAGTTCAGGTGGATCAAGAAAACAACAAAGAAACGAAACTTTATGAACAAGTTACCCCAGAGGATGCAGCAAAAGTAATTGAGGCTGTACAGGGTAAGGAAACAGATTTAAAACAGCAAGATTTGAGCCAACCATTTTTTACTAAACAATTACCCATTGTGTTAGAAAATAGTGGTAAAGTTGACCCGGATAGGATTCAATCTTACATTGTGGAAAATGGTTATCAAGCCCTTTACCAAGTGTTAAGAGAAATGAAACCCTCTGAGGTAGTAGAAACTATTACTAAAAGTGGTTTAAGAGGAAGAGGTGGTGCTGGTTATCCCACAGGTTTAAAATGGGCGACAGTTGCCAAATCTCAAGGTGAGAAAAAGTTTGTTATTTGCAACGCGGATGAAGGTGATCCCGGTGCATTTATGGACCGGAGTGTATTAGAAAGTGATCCTCATAGAGTATTAGAAGGAATGGCGATCGCTGCTTATGCTGTGGGCGCAAGTCAAGGTTATATTTATGTGAGGGCAGAATATCCCACCGCTATTAAAAGATTAGAAACTGCTATTCGCCAAGCCCAAAGATTAGGACTTTTAGGTTCACAAATCTTTGAATCACCCTTTGATTTTAAAATCGAAATTCGTATTGGTGCGGGTGCGTATGTTTGTGGTGAAGAAACAGCATTAATGGCTTCTATTGAAGGTAAACGAGGTGTTCCTCACCCCCGGCCACCTTATCCGGCGGAATCTGGTTTATGGGGTTATCCGACCTTAATTAATAATGTAGAAACCTTTGCAAATATTGCGCCAATTATGAGAAATGGTGCGGAATGGTTTGCGAGTATTGGCACAGAAAAAAGTAAAGGAACAAAGGTTTTTGCACTAGCTGGAAAAATCCGCAATACAGGTTTAATAGAAGTACCTATGGGGACAACTTTAGAAGAAATTGTTCAAGAAATGGGTGGTGGTGTTCCTGATGGTGGTATTGCTAAAGCAGTACAAACTGGAGGACCTTCTGGAGGATGTATACCAGCGTCAAAATTTGCTACACCTGTAGATTATGAATCCTTAACTGCTTTGGGATCAATGATGGGATCTGGTGGGATGATTGTCATGGATCAAACCACAAATATGGTAGATGTGGCGCGATTTTTCATGGAATTTTGTATGGATGAATCCTGTGGAAAATGTATTCCTTGTAGGGTGGGAACTGTGCAACTCCATGATTTATTAGTGAAGATTGGTGATGGTAAAGCTGCACAAGCTGATTTGCAATTATTAGAAGAATTGTGTGACATGGTGAAATATACCAGTTTATGTGGTTTAGGACAGTCTGCACCAAATCCAGTTTTTAGCACTTTGCGATATTTTCGAGATGAGTATTTGGCTTTGATAATTGATAATTGA
- a CDS encoding response regulator: protein MNKKRILVVDNEQYIQEVAKICLETVAGWEVLTASSGKEGIVQAENHQPDAILLDVMMPDMDGIAAFANLQANPNTKEIPVILLTAKIQAADRRRYAQLGMKSAIAKPFNPLELAAQVASALGWNLEN from the coding sequence ATGAACAAAAAGCGAATTTTAGTAGTTGATAATGAGCAGTATATTCAAGAAGTAGCTAAAATTTGTTTAGAAACTGTTGCAGGTTGGGAAGTGCTGACAGCTAGTTCTGGGAAAGAGGGAATAGTACAAGCAGAAAATCATCAACCAGATGCTATTTTACTAGATGTCATGATGCCAGATATGGATGGAATTGCTGCTTTTGCAAATTTACAAGCAAATCCAAATACAAAAGAAATTCCTGTGATTTTGTTAACTGCCAAAATTCAAGCTGCTGATCGTCGTCGCTATGCTCAGTTAGGTATGAAAAGTGCGATCGCTAAACCATTTAATCCTCTAGAATTAGCCGCTCAAGTCGCATCTGCCTTGGGTTGGAATTTGGAAAACTAA
- a CDS encoding oxidoreductase → MDKIKLATVWLGGCSGCHMSFLDLDEWLIDLAAQVDVVYSPIADIKEYPEGVDVVLVEGAIANEEHLELIHQIRQRTKTIISFGDCAVTGNVTAMRNPTGNADVSLQLAYIEGADVNQQIPHSPGIVPPLIDKVVPVHYIVPVDIYLPGCPPSAPRIRAALEPLLKGEIPVMEGREMIKFG, encoded by the coding sequence ATGGATAAAATAAAATTAGCAACAGTCTGGTTAGGTGGATGTTCTGGATGTCATATGTCCTTTTTAGATTTGGATGAATGGTTGATAGATTTAGCCGCCCAAGTTGATGTAGTTTATAGTCCCATTGCTGATATTAAAGAATATCCAGAAGGCGTGGATGTGGTATTAGTAGAAGGGGCGATCGCTAACGAAGAACATTTAGAATTGATCCACCAAATTAGGCAACGCACCAAAACAATTATTTCCTTTGGAGATTGCGCTGTTACTGGAAATGTAACCGCTATGCGTAACCCAACAGGAAATGCAGATGTGAGTCTGCAATTAGCTTATATTGAAGGTGCAGATGTTAATCAACAAATACCCCATTCACCTGGTATTGTTCCACCCTTAATTGATAAAGTTGTACCCGTTCATTACATAGTACCAGTTGATATTTATTTACCCGGTTGTCCTCCTTCAGCCCCTCGCATTCGTGCGGCACTTGAACCATTATTAAAAGGAGAAATACCAGTAATGGAAGGACGGGAAATGATTAAATTTGGATAA